TCGTCGGCCTCAGCGCGTCGGGACGGACGCCTTACGTCCTCGGCGGACTTCAGTACGCCGCTTCCGTCGGCGCAGCGACGATTTCCATCGACTGCTCACCTCAGGCCCCTATCGCCCAGTATGCGCAAATCGACTTATGCGCCCTCGTCGGCCCGGAGGTCATCACCGGCTCGACGCGCATGAAAGCCGGCACGGCGCAGAAGATGATCCTCAACATGCTGTCTACAGGGGCCATGATACGGCTCGGCAAAGTATACGGCAACCTCATGGTCGACGTAAAGGCCTCTAATGAAAAGCTGAAAGAACGAGCCTGCCGCATCGTCATGACAGCGGCCCAATGCGGACGAAGGGACGCCGAACAGGCCCTGCTTCAATGCCGCGGGCAGGCTAAAACGGCTATCGTCATGCTGCGCCTCGGCGTGTCCGCCGCCGAAGCGGAGCAGCGGCTTGCCGCGCACGGCGGATACATAGACCGGGTATGCAAGGAGACACCTCATGACCGATAAAGAATTAGCGGAACAGCTGCTGGCCGCCGTCGGGCCGGCCGAGCGCATCGTCCACGCCTACAACTGCATGACCCGCCTGCGTCTTCACGTCAAGGACGGCGGCATCCCTGCCGAGGAAATCAAAAAAATTCCCGGCGTCTTAGGCGTCAACAAGTCGGGCGACGAATGGCAGATCGTCCTGGGCCCCGGCAAGGCCACCAAGGTGACGAAGGAGTTTAAAGCCCTTCTGGAAAAAGACAGCGCGACGCCCAAGTCCGACGGCGGCACGATTTCCTCCCTTGCCCAGGCCGCGTCGGTCGGCGACGGGAAAGAGCTCCACGACGCCATACAAAAAAAGAACGCCACGCCGGCTAAGCTGGCCTTAAAGAAAATTTCCGCCATTTTCGTCCCCATCATTCCGGCCTTCATCGCCTGCGGCCTCATTACGGGACTGCTGAACGTCGCCTTGAAAATAGAACCGTCGTGGGCGGCGTCGCCTATTGCGCAAATGCTGGCCGTCGCCGGCAGCGCCGCTTTCTTCGGCCTGAATATATTCGTCGGCATCAACGCCGTAAAGACCTTCGGCGGTTCGCCCATGCTCGGCGGCGTGCTGGCCGCCGTCATGAGCCATCCGTCTCTGGCGTCGATTTC
This region of Megasphaera stantonii genomic DNA includes:
- the murQ gene encoding N-acetylmuramic acid 6-phosphate etherase — protein: MIDLHAIATEQRNEQTRHIDRLSTLDMIRLINEEDTKAALAVGAIAPAIADAVDLIAGRLRQGGRLFYIGSGTSGRLGILDAVECPPTYSTDPDMVQGLIAGGYEAIFRAKEGAEDSQDMGRADLAAKAVTAKDVVVGLSASGRTPYVLGGLQYAASVGAATISIDCSPQAPIAQYAQIDLCALVGPEVITGSTRMKAGTAQKMILNMLSTGAMIRLGKVYGNLMVDVKASNEKLKERACRIVMTAAQCGRRDAEQALLQCRGQAKTAIVMLRLGVSAAEAEQRLAAHGGYIDRVCKETPHDR